The Streptomyces sp. NBC_01363 region CTGCGCGGCGCGACCACCCTCTTCGGACCGCTGAACGTGCTGTTCACCTCGGCCACCGGCTTCGGACCGCCCCTGCTGGGAAGGCTCGCCGACGAACGGCGCAGGGTACGGGCCGCGGCGACGCTCGCGGGCGTCCTGGCGGCCACCGCCGCCGTCTGGGCCACCGCACTGGCCCTGCTGCCCGGCGGAGTCGGCCGCCACCTGCTCGGCGACACCTGGCCCACGGCGGCCGCCCTCCTCCCGGCGACCGGCAGCCAGTACGCGGCGATGGCCGTCGGCACCTGCGGCCTGCTGGCCCTGCGCATGCTCGACCCGCGCACCACCCTCTCCATCCAGGTGGTCTTCTCGCTCGCCGCCGTCGCCTTCCTCACCGGCGGCTATCTGCTCGGCGGGGTGTCGGGTGCTGCCTGGGGCCTGTGCCTGGGCTCCGTGTGCAAGGCGGTGGCCACCTGGACCAGGGTGGCCGGGCTGACGCGCCGCACCGCCGTCGAACGGGCACCGCTCAGCGCGGACGCCGCCCGGCCCGGCTCCGGAAGCTTGTGACCAGCAGCAGACAGAGCGCCGCGACGGCCGGCTTTCCTGCCGCCTGCAACAGCGGCCCGCGCAACAGAATGAAGGTGTACCCGGCGATCAGCGGCGCGGTGACGGCCAGCACACTGCCGGGTCCCGGACCGTCGCGGGAGACGGCCCGCGCGTACCGCCGGTCGGTACGGGCGGCGACGTACCCGATCAGCGCGAAGGCACCGGCCATGCCCGGCGCACCGAAGTCGACCCAGAGTTCGGTCCACAGCGGTGCCGACAGGTTGGTCATGCTCATCCCCATCCACTGACCGACGCGCACCCCCGTGTCCTCCGGCTTGCCGTTCCACACCGAACGAGGCACGAAGAAGAGGGCGGAGCCCGCCAGTTGACGCCCGTAGGTGTGGCCGTGGGTGTCGACCCAGGTGATGGTGTTGGCGAACATCACCGTCTGGTCGTAGTCCTTGGTGGCCAGCGGCTCGAACACCGACGAAGAATCCACCGGCCGGTACCCAGCGCCGTCGTAGCGGAAGCGGTCCGCGTACGGGAACAGCACCAGGGCCCCGACCACCCCCATGGCCAGTACCGAGCGGTACATCGCCGCGCTGCTCGGGAACGCGGTGAACAGCAGTGAGACCAGTACCGTCAGGAACCAGTAACGGGCGTTGGAGACCGGGTTGTTGACGATCGCGTTGAGCCCGATCAGCCCGGCCCAGACCAGCACCGTCGACGGGGCGCGCCGGGCCCTGCGCGAGGTCACGAGGCGACGGGTGAAGAAGAGCAGCGCGAGCAGCGCGGGCACCGTACCGAAGCCCTTGAGGAAGGCCGATCCCACATTGGACTGACCCGACACCACCCCGCTCGCCGCGACCGACGCACTGATCTCCTGGCGGCTGGTGAAGAAGACGGCGGGCCCGCCGAGCTTCAGGACGTAGTAGCCGCTCGCCGCGAACGCCAGCAGCACCAGCAGCCCGAGCCGCCCCCGGTGGGCGACGGCCGGACCGCTCCCGGAGCGCGCGGCGACCCGTCGGCGCAGCGGTCGCCGGGAAGCCAGCAGAGCCCCCAGGTCGAACGCGGCACAGCCCACCAGGATCAGCGCGACGGCCGTCACCAGATCCGACCGCGGCCCGACCATCGGCGTCGGTGTCTGCCCGATGACGGCCTGGGCGAACGGCGCCACCCCCATCGCGATGTAGACGAACATCCAGAAGATGCCCTGGAGCAGCCGCCGCCGAGTGGAGAGGATCATGGTCGCGAGCCGGGCCCCCGCATAACAGGTCAGCACGAGCTGGAGCCAGTACGCGGTGTCCCGGACGCCCGTGCCCGGCTGCGCGGCGATCACCGCGGGCAGGAAGCAGACCAGGGCGAGGATGAGAGGTACGGCCAGAGCGCGCGAGAGCATCGCCCACGACATGGGCTTCGCCGGCGAATGGACCGGCTCTCGCGGGCCGTGCTCCGGTACGGGCGCGGACGGCACCGCCTCGTGCACGGACGTCATGTGCTCCCCGTTTCCGTGGACCTGTGAACACTCTAACGAATCAACCCACTTGGGGTGTTTGGATGACTAGTCTGTGAGGGTCGGCCGAGGTCGAGGGGAACCTGGTGAAGATCCTGCACGTGGTCACGCTGCACACCCCGGACCATGCGTTCGGTGGCCCGACAAGGGTGGCGCTCAACCTGTCGAAGGTCCAGCGGGCCGCCGGTGACGACGCCAGGATCATGGCGCTGGGCGACGGCTTCGAGGGGCCCCTCCCGCGCGAGGTCGAGGGAGTGCCGGCCCATCTCTTCCGGGCCCGCCATCTGCTCCCCGCGTTCGAGGTCAGCGGAATCACCTCCGGTGCGCTCCTGCACACCGCGCGCCGCATGATGCGCGGCGCCGACCTCGTCCACGTCCATCTGATGCGCGACCTGGTGACACTGCCTGCCGCGCTGCTCGCACTGGCCTCCGGCACACCCCTGGTCGTCCAGACGCACGGCATGGTGGACCCCACCGAGAACCGGGTCGCCCGGCTGACCGATCTGCTGGGGGTGCGCAAGGTGCTGCGCGGGGCCGACGCCGTACTGCACCTCACCGAGACGGAACGCCTCGATGTGAACGCCGTCGCCGCGCCGGTCCCATTGACCCGCACGGTTCGGCTGGTCAACGGCGTACGTCCGCAGGAGATCAAGCCCACCCGGGAGCCGGGGCGGCCGCCGACGGTCCTCTTCCTCGCCCGGATCCAGGAGCGCAAGCGCCCGGAGGACTTCGTCGCCGCGATGCCGGCGGTCCTGGCCGAGCATCCGGACGCCCGCTTCGTGCTGGCCGGTCCCGACACCGGCGCGTTGCCCGCGACCCTCGAACTCGCCCGCAGGCTGGGGGTGATGGGATCGCTCGACCACGTGGGGCCGCTCGGGCACGAAGAGGTCCTGGCGGCGGGACGGCGCGCCGACGTGTACGTACTGCCGTCGATCGAGGAGCCCCTGGGCGTGTCCGTCCTCGAAGCGATGTCGGTCGGCACCCCCGTGGTCATCACCCGCACCTGCGGACTCGGCCCCGATGTGGCGCGCGCGGGCGCGGGCCGGGTGATCGACAGCCGGGTCGGCGAGGACGGGAAGAACGCCCTCAAGGTCGCCGCCGCCGTCCTGGAACTCCTCGAACCGGAGGCCAACACCCGGGCGGGCAGGGCGGCTTGGCGCCTGGTCAATGAGGACTTCACCATCGGGGCCGTGACCGCGACCCTCCGGCGGACCTACGAGGACGTGGTCCGCCGGAGCGGCCGACAGGTCAAACGGTCCTTCCCTCACGGGACTTGAGCGCGATCTGCCAGCGGTAGAAGCTCATCGCCAGCGCGAAGTCGAACCCCGCCCGCCCGTCGAGGAAACCCCGTCGGTACACATACATGTAGGCGAACGACACCAGGGGCTTGAACGGTGCCTTGTGGAACAGCTGCCCCTGGCGCGATTTCACCCTGCGCACCTGCTCCTTGACCTCGGGGTGGTGCTCCAGCCACGCCTCCCAGTCCGAGTAGCGGTTGTGCCGCTCGAACCAGGCGGTGACCGGGTCGAGATCCTGGTGCTCGATCGGATTGCGGAGCGATCCGGCCGATGCGGCGACCGGCTGGTAGTGGCCCTCGACCTCGCCGATTCCCGGCGCGTCGAGATCCCCCACCTCCGGGTACCGGCAGCGGGTGCGGTCGGTCAGCGACCGCTTGCGGATGGTGTAGCCGTGCCGCAGCCGCTTCCCGGAGAACCAGTAGCCGAGCGGAATGTCGTACGCGGCGGGCTTGGGCGCACCGGGGTCGGCGAAGATCCGGCGCAGTTCGGCCAGCAGACCGGGACTGATCCGCTCGTCCCCGTCGAGCAGCAGAATCCAGTCCAGGTCCGTGCGGACATGGTCCAGACACCACTGCTTCTTGCGCGGGTGACCGCCGTCCCAGGTATACGTGATCACCTCGGCCCCGCAGTCCTCGGCGATCTTCGCCGTGTCGTCGGTGCTGTGCGAGTCGACGACGACCACCGCCTCGAAATGGCCGAGCACCGACTTCACCGCCTCGGCGATGTTGAGCCCCTCGTTCTTCGTGGGGATCACCACGGCTATCGGCAGCTTGCTCATCCGAGGTCTCCTTCGGGCAGCCAGGCGTAGCAGCCTGTGGAGGTGAAGGCGCGGGCCTCCCGGGGGACGGTGATCGCGGCCCGTTTCCCGGCGGGGGCGGAGCCGGAGACCAGGGCCCTGCCGTCCGCCCCGGTGATCTGCCAGGTGCAGCTCCCGGTGGGGGAGACGTCGTGGTAGCGGCCCGGCCGGAGCCGTCCGTCCGTGTGCGTGCCGTCCGCGTAGCCCCGGGCGGCCTCCCGCAGCAGGTCCCTGTGCTGGGTGCACAGGTGCTCGACGGCGGGCTCCGCATCGGCGATCTCGCCGGTCACGATCGCGCCGACCGCCACGTCCCGGTCGGCCTTCACCAGGAAACCCAGCCTGTCGCAGGTCTCCTGGCCGGTCTGGAGCACGGCCGCCGGGTCCATGCCCCTGGGCACCCGGTCGACCAGATAGTCCCTCTGCTTCTTGGTGAACGAGCCGGTGGCCGGGGTGAGTTCATCGGAGGGAAGCTTCGGCGGATCGCTCGTGCGCGGAGCCGAGGGGCCACTGGACGCGGTGGTGCCGGGCCCGGCCGACGGGGCGGTGAGCGGGGCCCGTACCGCCGACGGCCCGGCGCCGCTCGCCCCCTTGTCCCCTTCGGAGGACGAGCCGCAGGCGGCCAGCGCCGCCGTCAGTGCGACGACGGCGGCGCCGGCCCGGAACGGATACCTCATCCAGTTGTCCTCAGCGCGTAGTGGGCACTGACCTGCGAGCTGCTCAGCGCGGTCGGGTAGACGGCGGTCTCGTCGATCTGCCCGGCGAAGAAGTCGCTCGTCGGCCTGCTGGGCCAGCCGTTCAGGTTGTCCCCGCCCACTCGCCAGTAGCCGTCGTACTTCTCGTTGCCGGTGTACAGGGCGGTCGAGGCGCGGAGCTTCCCGTCGACGTACAGCGCCATGCCGCCGGAGCCCTGCGTGGCGACGACGTGGTGCCAGGCGCCGTTGTTGTAGGCGGCGGGTGTGGTGATGGTCCGGGCGCTGCCGCTCTTCACGCCGAAGACCAGCCGGCCGTCGTCGCGCATGTAGACGTGCTTGTCGTACTGGGTGCTGTTCTGCATGGTCAGACTGCCGAAGCCGATGATCTTCCCTCCCTTGGCGGTCGTCGTCCTGATCCAGGTCTCCACCGAGAATTTGGCCGGCTGCGGATGGCGCTTGTTGCTGTAGACGTACTGGTTCGAACCGTTCAGGCCGACCGCGGTCGAGGCTCCGGTCACCGCGGCCGGGGTCACCCGCCGGGCGGGCGAGTTGCGCGCGAAGCCGCTGTCCCGCCCGGCGCCGGTGTCTCCCGCGAAGGTCGAGGCGTCGTCGTACCGCCAGTAGAGCGAAGCACCGTCCGCGAGGACCTTGGCGGGATACTTCTCGGCCGCGGATGCCACCGTCGCGGAGACGGCGGTCGACTTGGCGCTGGTGTTGGTGCCGTCGCTCGCACTGATCCGGTACGAGTGGGTCTCGCCCGCGGCCACGTCCGTGTCCGTCCACCTCAGCTGCGGCCGGTCCCAGAACATGGAGCGACCCGTCGTGGTGTGCACCGGGGTGCTCGCACCGTCCCGGTAGATCCGGTAGGTGAGTTCACCGTCGTCGGTGTCGAAGCTCGCCTGCCAGTTGACCTCCACCTTGCCCGGGGCGACCGTGGACAGGCTGACGTTCGGCACCCACGGAGCCCCGGTGTCGGGACCGTCGGCGAACCGGGTCAGGCCCTGCTGGGCGGCGCCGTTGACGGTGGTGAACTCGCCGCCGACCCACAGATAGTGGTGACCGCCCTTGTCGGCCTGGGCCATCACCCGCGGCCCGACCGGCTCCCCGATCCCGTCGTTGGTGTCCGGGAACCAGGGAAGCAGTTTCGGATCGTCGACGGACTGGGCCAGCAGATGCTTGCGCGGCTGGTTCGGGAACTCGCCCATGGTGGCGCAGTCATGGGCGTGACTGCCGCTGTACAGCACGCCGTTGTGCACGAGCACGGCCTGGGTGGCGCCGAGGCAGGTGTCCCGCCAGCGCTGCTCGAAGTTGCTCAGGTTCAGTGCGATCCGGCCGTCGAAGACACCCCCTCCGGTGCCCTCGTTGGCGGTGTAGAAGCCGGTGGCGTCCGTGGTCAGGTCCTTCACCGTGGAGGTGTTGGGAATGAACCCGGCCGGATAGCTCTTGGCCACGGCCCCCGTGGTGGCGTCCACGACCGCCAGGGCGTGCGACGTGGTGCCGTTGACCTTGAAGAAGTCACCGCCGATCAGTACGTGCTTGCGGTCGGGCGTGAGCTCGACGGCCCGGCCCACCTCGTCCGTGTTGGCCTTCCACGGCTTCAGCGCGGCGCCCGTGGTGACGGCGGCGAACTTGTTCCTGGTCTGTCCGGCCACCGAGTTGAAGTCACCGCCCAGGTACACGGTGTCGGCGGTGACGGCGAGCGCCCGTACCGTCGCGGAGACGGCGACCTTGAAGTTCTGGCGAGGGGTGCAGGTGGCGGTGTCGATCGCGGCGAAATTGCTCACCCCGACGCCGCTCACCGAACCGAAATTCCCTCCGACGTACAGGGTCTTCTGGTCGGGAGAGAGTGCCAGGGCCCGCACGGTCGCCGTGCCGGACGAGAGTGTGAACGACAGGCTGCAGCCGGTCGGCGCACCGGTCGCGGCGTCGAAGGCGGCGAAGTTCACCGCCGGCCGTTCCGAGGTGCCGGCTGCCGCGTCCGGCGGCCGGACGGTGGAGAAGGTGCCGCCGGTGTAGACGACGCCGGCGTCCGAACCGGCCATCGCCCAGACGATGCCGTTGGTCTGCCAGGTGGTGAGGTCGTCCGCGGTCAGGGAGACCGGCGGGGTGAGGGCCGTGGCCGGGGAGCCCCCGGACGCGGCGGCGGTCAGCGCTCCGGCGAGCAGGCAGAGCGCGGCGGCAGCGGCACGTAGCCGGCCGCGGCCGGAGCGCCTGCGCCCCGTGGTTCCGTTCATCATTCAGCTCCGAAGGTGAGAACGAGCTGCGGCCGGGAGGCCGCGGCGCCCGGCTCCACCGGGGTTGCGGTGGAGTCGGTTGTCGTATCGGTCCCGGGCGATCTCATCGGTCCACCCGCACGGCCGCTCCGGCGAGTTGGTCGGACAGCTGGCGGATGTCCGCCTCGACCATGATCCTGGCGAGCTCCCGCGACCGCACGACCGGTTTCCAGCCGAGCAGTTCCTCGGCCTTGGTGGCGTCCCCGATCAAGGCGTCGACCTCGCTGGGGCGTTCGTACTTGGCGTCGTGGCGGACATGTTCGCGCCAGTCCAGGCCCGCGTGGGCGAAGGCGTACTCCAGGAACTGCCGGACGCTGACGCCCTCGCCGGTGGCCACCACGTAGTCGTCCGGGTCATCGCACTGGAGCATCCGCCACATCGCGTCGACGTACTCGGGGGCGTACCCCCAGTCGCGTACGGCATCGAGGTTGCCCAGGTGGAGATGGGTCTGCAGGCCCGCCTTGATCCTGGCCACCCCGCGAGTGATCTTCCGGGTCACGAAGGTCTCGCCGCGGCGCGGGGACTCGTGGTTGAAGAGGATCCCGTTGACCGCGAACATGCCGTAGGCCTCGCGGTAGTTGACGGTGGACCAGTACGAGTAGACCTTGGCGACGCTGTACGGGCTCCGCGGATGGAACGGGGTCCGCTCGTTCTGCGGCGGCGGGGTGGCGCCGAACATCTCGGACGACGACGCCTGGTAGACACGGGTGTCGATGCCGCTCGCGCGGACCGCCTCCAGCAGCCGGATGGTGCCGAGACCGGTGATGTCACCCGTGTACAGCGGAGCGTCGAACGAGACGCGGACGTGCGACTGCGCGCCCAGGTTGTAGACCTCGTCCGGCCGGATGTCGCGGAGCAGATTCACCAGCGCGACACCGTCGGCGAGGTCGGCATGGTGCAGCAGAAACGAACGGTTCTCCTCCTCCGGCCCCTGGTATATGTGATCTATGCGCTCGGTGTTGAAGCTCGACGAGCGGCGTATCAGTCCATGGACCGTGTACCCCTTGTCGAGCAGCAGCTCGGACAGGTACGAACCGTCCTGTCCGGTCACGCCGGTGATGAGCGCGGTCTTCGCCACGACTCCCCCTTCTCTGGTCACCTGAGTGGCTGTTGTTCCGCACCGAATACTTCCCGCCGAAATATCTGAATTGAGCTGTCTGCGGTAAGACATCACCGCGGGCTGCGGGTGCTGGCAGAATCCGGCCCATGACGACTGATCTCCCCGGCCCTTCCCAGGAATCCGTCCGCCCCCTCCTGCGATCCGGTGCGCGCATCTTCGTCGCGGGCCACCGTGGCCTGGTCGGATCGGCGGTGGTGCGCCTCCTCGCCGCCGAGGGGCACGAGGTGATCACCCGTGATCGGGACCATCTCGATCTGCGCGACGCCGCGCGGACCGAGGCGTTTCTCCGTGAGGTCCGTCCGGATGCCGTGGTGCTGGCCGCCGCCAAGGTCGGCGGGATCATGGCCAACCACACGTATCCGGTGCAGTTCCTCGAAGACAATCTGCGCATCCAGCTGAGCGTCGTCGCCGGGGCGCACGCGGCCGGGGTCGAGCGGTTGCTCTTCCTCGGCTCGTCCTGCATCTACCCCAGGCTCGCCCCGCAGCCGATCCCCGAAAGCGCCCTGCTCACCGGCCCGTTGGAACCGACCAACGAGGCGTACGCGCTGGCCAAGATCGCCGGAATCGTGCAGACCCGGTCCTACCGCCGGCAGTACGGCGCCTCGTACATCAGCGCCATGCCCACCAACCTCTACGGCCCGGGGGACAACTTCGACCCGGAGACCTCGCACGTACTGCCCGCGCTGATCCGCCGCTTCCACGAGGCGTGCCGGGACTGCTCGTCCGCGGTCACGCTCTGGGGTTCCGGGAGTCCCCGCCGGGAATTCCTGCACGTCGACGATCTCGCCGCCGCGTGCCTCCTGCTGCTGGAGCGTTACGACGGCGACGAGCCGGTCAACATCGGTTGCGGGAGCGATCTGACGATCCGTGAACTGGCATCCATGGTCCAGAATGTGACGGGATTTCAGGGAACCGTCGAATGGGACACGACGAAGCCCGACGGCACCCCGCGCAAGCTGCTCGACGTCTCCCGGCTCACCGCTCTCGGCTTCGTGCCGCGGATCGCGCTGCGTGACGGGATCGCCCGGACCTACGCATGGTGGCTGGAGCGGCAGACCGCGCAGGTCTGAGCGGGCCCGGCGGACCGACCGGCGCGGGTCGGCCGCGCACAGCCGGAGCGTTCGCGCTCCTCCCATCGACGGCCGCCGCTCTCAGTACGCCCCGCGGCCGTCGGTGACGGCGCGCAGCGTACGGGCCATGAGTCCCACGTCCGTGGCCACCGACCAGTTGTCGACGTACCACAGGTCGAGCGAGACCGTCTCCTGCCAGGACAGGTCCGAGCGGCCGCTGACCTGCCACAGACCGGTCAGTCCCGGTTTCACCGTGAGCCGCCGGAGCTCGCGCTCGTCGTAGCGGGACACCTCCTCCGGCAACGGCGGGCGTGGACCGACCAGTGACATGTCGCCGCGGAGCACATTGAGCAGTTGCGGGAGCTCGTCGAGCGAGGACCGGCGCAGCAGACGGCCGATTCCGGTCACCCGGGGATCGCGGCGCATCTTGAACATCGGGCCGTCGATCTCGTTCGCGGCGACGAGCCGCTGCTTGTGGCTCTCCGCGTCGGCCACCATGGTGCGGAACTTCCACATCGTGAATGGCCGATTGTGCTGCCCGTGGCGGATCTGGCGGTGGAACACCGGCCCGGCGGAGCCGAGCCGTACCGCCGCGCCGATCAGGATCAGCAGGGGTGCCAGGACCAGTAGGCCGAGGGCGGCGCCGACGCGGTCCACGACGGCCTTCAGGGCGGGCTGCGGCCCCCGGCGCAGGGGTGGCGCGATGTGCAGCAGGGTGAGCCCGGCCGCCGCGGTGGGCCGCACCCGGTCGGCCGCTATGCCCGAGAGCCCCGGCAGCACGGACAGCGAGAGCCCGCCGTCGTGCAGCCCCCGGGTGAGCCGGCACAGCCGCTCCTCGGAGAGCCGGGGCCCGGGAACCACCAGCGCCAGGTCCGCCTCCTGGGCGAAGGCCCCGCCCAGCACGGTCGACACGTCGTCGTCGGCCGGAGCCGGTGCGAGCCGGCCCGGCACCGTGACCCCGCACTCCAGCGGTGCGGTCCCCACCGGGACCGCGGCCACGACCGCGTACGGATGGTCCGCACGGGACGCGAGCATCCGGACGGCGCGGTCCACCCCCGGCGCCTCGCCGACCACCAGCACCCGCCGGACGGCCCGCTGCCGGCGCCCCGGCCACGGCAGCCGCCGCAGGGCCTGCGCCGCGATGCCGGCCGGCAGGCCGGGCAGCAGTGCCACGACCGTCTCCGCGGGATCGGCCGATCCGCCGGTGATGGTGCCCAGCACGGCGAGCACACCTATGAGGAGCAGCCAGTCCCCGGTCGTGCCCAGCACCCCCGGCGGTCCGCCCGGGGGCCGGTCCGCGTACCGGCCGCGCACGGCCCGCAGGCCGGACCACGCCAGTGCGGCCACGGCCACGGACGCGGCCACCGCGGTCCGCGACTGCTCGCCGATGCGCAGGACGAGCCATGCCGGAACCCCGAGGCCGAGAAGTTCGGCGCCGACGACGACCGGTATGCACCGGGCCGTCCTTCTCCTCGCGGCGGCCGGCCCGGAACGTTCGCGCTGTGCGCTCGGCGCCCTCCACAACGCGTCGAGTTCGTTGCTGCGAGGCCGATCCGCAACAGACCGCGGACGCGGCGCTCCCGCCAGTCCCACGGGTGCTGATCTGTCCGAATCGGGTAGCTCGACATGCCCCATGAACCCCCCAGTCACAGTTGCATCGTCACAAACGGGGCGCATCCGCCGATCTCATGGACTGACGGATGCGCCCTCGCTCGGTGCACGATATCCACACACGTGCCATTTCGCTGGAGTTCTCGTGAAGTTCAGACATGCGCACTGACTCGGATCTCGTCCCGTTCCGCGCCGGATCTCTTGGTCTGCGGCCAATTATTGGCATTTGAAATACACCTGAATCGGGTTGTGTGCGGACATGTATGCCGGCAACTGCTCTGCCTGCCCACCAGGTTCGTCCGCGACGACGTGCTGTCGGGAGACCTTCCCCGGCCAACAAACGAGCAAGTGGGCAGTTGGTGACGGCCGTTGGCCGAATCGTTTCGGTGTGTTGTGCCGACGCGGGAGTGCGCCCGGGGCGGTGACGGAGGGGCGCGTGGTGCTCAGCCGCCGTCGAGTTCATCCTCGGGCCGGGGCGGCCACGCGGCCGCCGTCCTTCCCGGCGCCAGATGATCCACCACTTCGGCCAGTTCCTCGCAGGCGCGTTCGATCCTGTGCCGGATATTGCTCTGCTCGGTCACGAGCGCCGCGAGCAGCAGCGCGATCAGGGCCACGCAGCCGTTGAGCACGGTGAGGTTGACCATCACGTGAAGGATGGTATGGCCCTCGAACGGACCCACCCCCTGCGTTCCCGCGATCACTGCCAGGACCGACACGAGGAGGGCGCAGGGCGCGCTCCCCGCCAGCCGGAATCGCAGGGCGGCCCAGACGACCAGGGGGAACACCAGGTAGAGCATCGCCAATGAGCTGCGGGTCGCCACCAGCGAGATCGTGACGGAGACGATCAGCAGCACGCTCGCCTCGATCCACCGGTCGGTGGTCCGCGGCATCCGCAGCCTGCGCAGCACGAGCAGCAGCGGGGTGACCACGAGCACCCCCATGGCGTCCCCCGACCACCATGCCGCCCAGACAGGCCAGAACCCGCTCAGGGGCAGTTTGCCGTCCAGCAGCAGCATGCCCGTGCCCACGGTCGCGCTGATGACCATCCCGGCCAGCGCGCCGAGGAAGACCAGCATGACCCCGTCGCGCAGCCGGTCCAGCTCCCTGCGGAAACCGGCCCCGCGGAGTATGAGATACGAGCAGACGGGCGCCACGGTGTTGCCCGCCACGACGGCGAAGGTGGAGGGCGTGACCGAGCCGCTGAGTGTGGCGACGACGAGCAGGGAGCCCAGCGCGATACCGGGCCAGGCGCTCAGGCCCAGGTAGAGCAGGGCGCCCAGCGCGATGCCCGTCGGCGGCCAGAGCGGTGTGACGACCGCGCCGTGGACGGACACCTCCCGGATGAGGCCGAGCCCTCCGGCCGCGTAGTAGGCAGCGGCGACGGCCAGGACACGCAGTACGGCCACGGCCGTACTGCTGGTTCTCTCGCTGCGGATCACACATCTCATCAGACACCGCCCGGACGGGTGGCGGCTGTTTGACACGCCTACGGCCTGTCCTGCGGATCAGGGTCGGCCGGGGGCGGCCCCGTGACGTACCACGAGGACGGCGGCGTCGTCCTGGTGCCCGGTCTGCTCCGCCGCCCGCAGCACCGCGTCGGCCAGCTCGCCGGCGTCGGCGCCGACCTGTGCGAGCACCAGCCGCATCACCGCATCCATACCCCGGTCGATCGGGAACGAAGGACCCTCGACCACTCCGTCCGTGACCAGGACGAACGCGCCCGGAGCCGTCAGCTGCCGCCGGGTGACCGGATACCGCTCGCCCGCCTGGATCCCCAGGGGCAGCCCGCCCTCGTCACTGGTCAGGCCGGAACGGCCGTCGGCCGTGGCCCACACCGCGGCGACATGCCCGGCGCGGGCACTGTGCAGTTCCCGGGTGTGCGGGTCGAGGCGGACGAACGTACAGGTCGCGAAGAGGCCGGAGCCCACCGAGACCAGCAGGTCGTTGGTCCGGCCCACGACCTCGCCGGGGTCCGTGGCGGTGGCGGCGATCGCCCGCATGGCGATGCGGATCTGGCCCATGAACGCGGCGGCCTCGACGTCGTGGCCCTGTACGTCCCCGATGGCGAAGGCCAGCGCACCGTCCGGCAGTACGAATCCGTCGTACCAGTCGCCGCCGATGTCCAGCCCGCTGCGGGCCGGTGTGTACCGGGCGGCGATCTGGAGGCCGGGACGGGCGGGCAGCGCCGCGGGGAGCATCTCGCGCTGGAGCACCTCGGCCAGTTCCACCCGCGCCTGATGGAGCTCCACCTCGCGGCGGGCCCGGGAGGTGAGCTGTTGCAGCGTGGTGAGCAACTCCTCGGCGCTCGCCGAACGGGGAGGACGACGCCGGTTCATGGGCCGCTCCGCACTGCGTTCGCCCGCGCGGCGCAACACAGGGACTGCCGCGGCGGCGCCGACGGACCGGATCCCGGTGCGACGGCCGGCCGGCGCCCGCCTTCGGTGGAATTCGACATCCCGCATCCTATTTCGGCGGTGTGAT contains the following coding sequences:
- a CDS encoding glycosyltransferase family 2 protein; its protein translation is MSKLPIAVVIPTKNEGLNIAEAVKSVLGHFEAVVVVDSHSTDDTAKIAEDCGAEVITYTWDGGHPRKKQWCLDHVRTDLDWILLLDGDERISPGLLAELRRIFADPGAPKPAAYDIPLGYWFSGKRLRHGYTIRKRSLTDRTRCRYPEVGDLDAPGIGEVEGHYQPVAASAGSLRNPIEHQDLDPVTAWFERHNRYSDWEAWLEHHPEVKEQVRRVKSRQGQLFHKAPFKPLVSFAYMYVYRRGFLDGRAGFDFALAMSFYRWQIALKSREGRTV
- a CDS encoding glycosyltransferase; translated protein: MKILHVVTLHTPDHAFGGPTRVALNLSKVQRAAGDDARIMALGDGFEGPLPREVEGVPAHLFRARHLLPAFEVSGITSGALLHTARRMMRGADLVHVHLMRDLVTLPAALLALASGTPLVVQTHGMVDPTENRVARLTDLLGVRKVLRGADAVLHLTETERLDVNAVAAPVPLTRTVRLVNGVRPQEIKPTREPGRPPTVLFLARIQERKRPEDFVAAMPAVLAEHPDARFVLAGPDTGALPATLELARRLGVMGSLDHVGPLGHEEVLAAGRRADVYVLPSIEEPLGVSVLEAMSVGTPVVITRTCGLGPDVARAGAGRVIDSRVGEDGKNALKVAAAVLELLEPEANTRAGRAAWRLVNEDFTIGAVTATLRRTYEDVVRRSGRQVKRSFPHGT
- the gmd gene encoding GDP-mannose 4,6-dehydratase, whose amino-acid sequence is MAKTALITGVTGQDGSYLSELLLDKGYTVHGLIRRSSSFNTERIDHIYQGPEEENRSFLLHHADLADGVALVNLLRDIRPDEVYNLGAQSHVRVSFDAPLYTGDITGLGTIRLLEAVRASGIDTRVYQASSSEMFGATPPPQNERTPFHPRSPYSVAKVYSYWSTVNYREAYGMFAVNGILFNHESPRRGETFVTRKITRGVARIKAGLQTHLHLGNLDAVRDWGYAPEYVDAMWRMLQCDDPDDYVVATGEGVSVRQFLEYAFAHAGLDWREHVRHDAKYERPSEVDALIGDATKAEELLGWKPVVRSRELARIMVEADIRQLSDQLAGAAVRVDR
- a CDS encoding LamG domain-containing protein; translated protein: MMNGTTGRRRSGRGRLRAAAAALCLLAGALTAAASGGSPATALTPPVSLTADDLTTWQTNGIVWAMAGSDAGVVYTGGTFSTVRPPDAAAGTSERPAVNFAAFDAATGAPTGCSLSFTLSSGTATVRALALSPDQKTLYVGGNFGSVSGVGVSNFAAIDTATCTPRQNFKVAVSATVRALAVTADTVYLGGDFNSVAGQTRNKFAAVTTGAALKPWKANTDEVGRAVELTPDRKHVLIGGDFFKVNGTTSHALAVVDATTGAVAKSYPAGFIPNTSTVKDLTTDATGFYTANEGTGGGVFDGRIALNLSNFEQRWRDTCLGATQAVLVHNGVLYSGSHAHDCATMGEFPNQPRKHLLAQSVDDPKLLPWFPDTNDGIGEPVGPRVMAQADKGGHHYLWVGGEFTTVNGAAQQGLTRFADGPDTGAPWVPNVSLSTVAPGKVEVNWQASFDTDDGELTYRIYRDGASTPVHTTTGRSMFWDRPQLRWTDTDVAAGETHSYRISASDGTNTSAKSTAVSATVASAAEKYPAKVLADGASLYWRYDDASTFAGDTGAGRDSGFARNSPARRVTPAAVTGASTAVGLNGSNQYVYSNKRHPQPAKFSVETWIRTTTAKGGKIIGFGSLTMQNSTQYDKHVYMRDDGRLVFGVKSGSARTITTPAAYNNGAWHHVVATQGSGGMALYVDGKLRASTALYTGNEKYDGYWRVGGDNLNGWPSRPTSDFFAGQIDETAVYPTALSSSQVSAHYALRTTG
- a CDS encoding GDP-L-fucose synthase codes for the protein MTTDLPGPSQESVRPLLRSGARIFVAGHRGLVGSAVVRLLAAEGHEVITRDRDHLDLRDAARTEAFLREVRPDAVVLAAAKVGGIMANHTYPVQFLEDNLRIQLSVVAGAHAAGVERLLFLGSSCIYPRLAPQPIPESALLTGPLEPTNEAYALAKIAGIVQTRSYRRQYGASYISAMPTNLYGPGDNFDPETSHVLPALIRRFHEACRDCSSAVTLWGSGSPRREFLHVDDLAAACLLLLERYDGDEPVNIGCGSDLTIRELASMVQNVTGFQGTVEWDTTKPDGTPRKLLDVSRLTALGFVPRIALRDGIARTYAWWLERQTAQV